TTACATTTTCCAATTTGCCGCCAACAATATCAGCAATAAATGGATGAGGAACGGTTTCAACCCATTCGTCCCAGTGTTTATACATCAAATCTTTCACGATTTTCCCGCTTGCTTTGGGCAAATCCGGATATTTTTCCACCGTTTTTTGTCCGTAAGGAACATCGGCGACAAAAAGAATTTTTTTCTCGTCGGGCGAAAACATAAAATCGCTTATATCTTTCTCATAATTAGTTAATTGTCTTCTTCCGGAACCATCCGCTTTCATTCCCCAAACCTGCATACTTCCGCTTTCGTTTGAAAGAAACGCGATGGTTTTGCTGTCTTTTAACCATTTGGCAGCCGTTTCTTTTATCGCAGTTTCAGTTATTTGTTTTTTATCGCTTCCATCCACATTCATCACAAAAAGTTCTGAATTACTTTTGTTTTGTTCGATGCTGTAATATGATACGCTGTAAAGAATTTTGTTTTCATCGGGTGAAACCTGCACGTTTCCAATTCTTCCAAACGACCAAAGAATTTCAGGCGTCATCAAACTGTCTTTTGCTGTAACAATGTGTTTCCCAATAATTTCTTTTGATTCTTCTTTGCTTTCCGATTTTGCTTCGGACGATTTTTTACAAGCTGTAAACGAGGTTGTCAGGGCTATTGCCATACATAAGATTTTAATCGTTGTTTTCATAATTTTTTTCAATTAAAATGCAAATATACAACAATATTGATTTTCAGAAGTTGATTTTTCAAACTATTCTTTTTGAAAATTGTTTTTTGAAAATAATCATCCTTTTTAAAATATGACAAAAACAGATAATTTTGCAGAAAAAGCTGCGGCTTGGGACGAAGACCCCAAAAAAATAGCGATGACAAATCGTTATGTGAAAGAAGTATTGAAGTTCGTAGATTTTCAACCCGACTGGAAAGTGCTGGAAATTGGAGCAGGTACGGGATTAGTAGGTTTACAGATTTTACCAAAAGTGAAATCGGTTGTTTTTGAAGATACGTCGGAAGCGATGCTGAATATACTGAAACAAAAATTGACTCCGGAGGAAAACAAAAAAACAGAAATTTTTCACGGCGAAGTAACAGATTACAAGGAAAACAATATTGATGTGGTGATTTCTGCTATGGCTTTTCATCATATTGAAGATATTGACGCTTTATTGAAACATATTCATTCCATTGTAAAACCAAACGGAATTGTCGCAATTGCCGATGTCCGTACTGAAGACGGTTCTTTTCATCATTTTCAGCCCATNCCGCACAAAGGATTTGACACCGATGCACTTTCNTTNCAGTTTTTTTCTGCAGGTTTCTCTGTNAAAAGTGTTCATACATATAATATTTTGCAGAGAGAACGAGCGCCCGGAATAATTTCGGAATANGAACAATTTTTATTAATCGCCAAAAAAGAAAGTTAAAACGTTGTAACGACTTATTTAGAGCCGTTTTTTAATGAAAAAGAGTGTTTTTGCGGAAAAATGAAGATTTTTTTTAATTTTTTTTGATGAATTTTGCTAAAACTATTGCAGGGACGATAAAAGATTGTATTTTTGCGTTAAATTAATTTTCTTTTATAAATTTATAAAAAACTATGAAAGCATTAGTAGAAAAAATTCAAGGTCAAATCGCTGCTTTCTCTGAAAATGCAGCTCTTCAAGTAGAAAAAGGTAATAAAGCAGCAGGCGCACGTGCACGCAAAGCTTCTTTGGAATTGGAAAAATCTTTGAAAGAATTCCGTAAAGTATCTATCGACGCTTCTAAATAAGCTGATGATAAGAAATTTTCAAAGCCGGTTCGGAAAAGAATCGGTTTTTTTGTTTTAAAATTTAGAGGNNAAAAAGAACGTTGTAACAATAGATTTGTTACTTTTGTATATTTCTTTAATAAAAATAAATTTATGCGTAAGCCCAATTACAGTACTCTTATTTTTATTGCCATCTCGGTAATTCTTGCCGTATTGCTGATAAAAAATAAAATTGCTGAGAAACACTCGGAATACGATTCGAGCACGGTTCTTAACCGCATTGTAAACGTACAGGAGCTTTCACTTGTAAAATATAATTATGCGGGAGTAATTGGTTTTAAAGATTACATGAAAATAATGAACATTCAAGTTCCGCTTACCGAAAAATTTTTCCTCTTAAAATACAACGGATACATTAAAGCAGGAGTTGATTTGAAAGATGCGGANGTGAAAACCAATGGCGAGAGCGTAAAAGTTACGCTTCCCAAACCCAAAATTATGGATACNGTGATTGACGAAAAATCCATCCGCGTGTANGATGAAAGCATGAATCCTTTNAATCCCGTTTCGATTATTGATTACAATAAAGCCATTGTAAAAGAAAAAGAAACAATGGTAAAAGACGCTGTCAATCAGGGCATTTTAAAGAATGCTTCAGACCAGGCGCATCTTATTATAAGCGGAATTTTACAAGAAATGGGATTTAAAAANATNGAAATNAAAGAAGTGCAAACAATTATACTGCCTGAAAGAAAATAAAATCATCTTCTATAAACTATTGAATACAAACTAAATACTATGTATCAAAACTTTAAATCTTATTTATCAACCGAACTTCAAAACATTCAAGAAGCCGGCTTATATAAAAATGAACGTGTAATTATTTCTCCACAAGGAGCTATTATACGTGTTTCAGATGGCAAAGAAGTGCTTAATTTTTGTGCCAACAACTATCTTGGACTTTCCAACAATCAAAAACTGAAAGACGCTGCCAAAAATGCTATTGACACACACGGTTACGGAATGTCTTCCGTGCGGTTTATTTGCGGTACAGGCGANTTACACAAAGAACTGGAAACAGCTATCGCCAAATTCTTTGGAACGGAAGANACNATTTTGTACGCTGCTTGTTTNGATGCAAACGGCGGNGTTTTCGANCCNTTATTAAACGAAGAAGACGCGATTATTTCCGATGCGTTGAATCACGCTTCCATTATCGACGGCGTTCGTCTTTGCAAAGCAAAACGTTATCGCTACGCCAATGCCGATATGGCTGATTTGGAAGAACAATTGAAAAAAGCACAGGAACAACGTTTTCGTTTAATCGTTACCGACGGCGTTTTTTCTATGGACGGAAATGTTGCGCCGCTCGATAAAATTTATGCATTGGCTGAAAAATACAATGCTATGGTAATGGTAGACGAAAGTCACTCGGCAGGCGTTGTGGGAAAAACAGGACGAGGCGTTACGGAATTATATNATNTGAAAGGAAAAATAGAAATTATTACCGGCACACTTGGAAAAGCCTTTGGAGGCGCAATTGGCGGTTTCACTACNGGGAAAAAAGAAATTATTGATATGCTTCGCCAGCGTTCGCGTCCTTATCTTTTCTCNAATTCCATTCCTCCAATGGTAGCGGCGGCAGGTATCAAAATGTTTGAAATGATGGACGAAACCAACGAATTACAAGATAAACTTCACACCAACACCGAATATTTTGTAAAAAAAATGAAAGCAGCCGGCTTCGACATCAAACCCACGGAATCTGCTATTTGTGCCGTGATGCTTTACGATGCAAAACTGTCGCAAGAAGTAGCTTCCAAATTATTAGAAGAAGGAATTTACGTTATCGGATTTTATTATCCGGTGGTTCCGCAAGGGCAAGCGCGCATACGCGTACAAATTTCCGCTGCTCACGAAAAAGAACATTTGGATAAATGTATCGCTGCTTTTACCAAAGTAGCGAAAGAATTTGGCGCTATAAAATAATTAACGTTGAACCAAAATAACTTTAAAAACTTTCAACTTTTAACTTTATAAACTAAGCAATGAAAGCATTAGTAAAAAAATATCCTGAAAAAGGAATTTGGATGGAAGATATTCCTGTTCCGCACGTTGGAATAAACGATGTTTTGATAAAAATAAAGAAAACAGCTATTTGCGGAACGGATTTACATATTTATAAATGGGACGATTGGGCGCAAAAAACCATTAAAACGCCTATGACAATTGGTCACGAATATGTTGGCGTAGTTGTGGAAAAAGGACGAGGCGTAAAAAACGTAAAAATAGGTGATCGCGTTACAGGAGAAGGACATATTGCTTGCGGGCATTGCAGGAATTGCCGGAGAGGAAAATTGCACGTATGTGAAAATACCGTCGGCGTTGGCGTAGATCGCGACGGCGCTTTTGCGGAATATCTTTCACTACCAGAATCAAATGTTGTTCATCTTGACGATAGAATTCCGGATGAAATTGCATCCATTATGGATCCGTTTGGAAACGCGACACACACCGCTTTGTCTTTTCCCGTGCTTGGTGAAGACGTTTTGATAACCGGAGCGGGTTTAATAGGAACAATGGCAGTGGCAATTTGTAAATTTGCAGGAGCAAGAAATATTGTTGTTACCGATTTAAGCGATTACCGTTTGGAAATAGCAAAAAAAATGGGCGCCACACTCACCATCAATCCTAAAAAAGGCGAAACCATTGAAGAGGCGATAAAACAACTAAGAATGCACGGTTTTGATATCGGTTTGGAAATGTCCGGTTCGCCTGCTGCTTTTGAAAGTATGATAGAAAATATGTACAACGGTTCTAAAATTGCGTTATTGGGAATTTTACCCAACTCTACGCAAGTGGATTGGAACCGCATNATTTTCAAAGCATTAACACTGAANGGNATNTATGGACGCGAAATGTGGGAAACTTGGTATCAAATGGANCAAATGCTTATACGCGGNCTGGATTTAACTCCTGTTATTACTCACCGTTTCAGTGTTGACGATTTCCAAAAAGGATTTGATGTAATGGAAANTGGNGAATGCGGCAAAGTAATTTTAAGTTGGGAATGATGTTAGACTTTTAGAGTCAAGAACCAAGAGCCAAGAGCCAAGATTTATAGACTTTTTTGTCTTAATTCTTGGCTCTTGGTTCTAAANATCTATTTCCATTTAATTCTATCNCTGCTTTTCTTTTCAAAAATAAGAATATAAAGCGTTACCAAAGGGAGAAAAATATCGAACAAAGGAATGGTAAAATAAAATCGTTGTTCGCCAAGTTGTTTAGCGGATTTATTGATGATAACCATTTGCAATAAAAACCAGCGCACTAAAAAGAAAAATCCGGCAACGGCAACGCTTATCCAATTTCCAAAAACAGCTGTTAAAATAATGCTTGCATAAAATAAAGCCCTGCTTACAGGTTCCACCGCCAATCGTAATTTACTTTCACTTTTATAATGTCCCGAAACTGACAAATGCCTTTCTTTTTGAGCATACCATTGTTTGAATGTTTTCTTTGGTTCGCTCCACGTTACGCTTTCAGCTGATATTTCTACTTCCGTGTTGGTTTTGTTTGCTCCACGCTGTACCATTAAATCATCGTCTCCCGACATTAAATTCAGAGTAGTAGCAAATCCTTTCAAATTGAAGAAAGTCTCTTTTCGGTATGCCATATTTCGTCCCACACCCATATAAGGACGTCGTGCCATTGCCATTCCCAAATATTGAATGCCAATGAAAAGAGTATCATATTTGATAAGTTTGTTCAGAAATCCTTTTCGTTTCAAATAGCCGCCGTAACCCAACACAAATTCCGTTTCGGCTTGGAAATTCCGCACCATATTGGTAATCCACTTATTTCCTTCAGGCATACAATCTGCATCGGTAAAAAGAAGTAAATCATTTTTAGCCGCTTTTATTCCGATGGTTAAACCCAGTTTTTTTGTACTTATGCTTTTTGTTTCTTTTGGTACAAACGATGTTTTCAAATTCGGATGTTGAGTTGTCATCCATGCCAAATAATCCTCCGTATTATCATACGAACCATCATCAACTACAACTACTTCATAATCGGGATAATCTTGAGAAAGGAAAAGAGGAAGATATTTTCGAAGATTTTCTTCTTCATCACGGGAACATATAATTACAGAAACTGCCGGTCTCGATTCATCAAAATGCACTTTTCCTTTTTTGATTCTTCTTTTTTGACAGATAATTCCCATAAAATAACAAAGATAATAATACAATTGAATGCCAAAAGCAATCAAAAGCAACATCAAAAATCCAAGTTCAAAATAAGAAAAGTAAAAAGTAAAAATATCCATAAATTACCACCAACCCCTTAAAGGGGAAATTAATTGTTTACAGAAAATATTTTATATTTTGCCCAACGTGAAAAGTCCCCCTATGGGGGATTTAGGGGGCTTTATATTTCATCCGAAGTGTACGCTTTTGGTAATGCTCTCAAATTATATTGTGAAGCCATAATTTCTCCATAAGCGCCGGCAGAACGAAAAGCAATCAAATCGCCGCGTTTGGTTTTGTTCATTTTCCAATCTTTAATAAACACATCAGATGATTCGCAAATTGGTCCGACAACATCATAAACTTCTTCAGATTCATCCGAAGTGAGGTTTTCAATACGATGAAATGCTTCATATAGCGCGGGACGGATTAAATCGGTAAATCCGGCATCTACAATTACNAATTTCTTNGCCGAACTTTCTTTTACATACANCACTTTAGATATCATTGTACCGCATTGCGCAACAATGGAACGTCCTAATTCAAAATGAAGCGTTTGATCGGCGCGAAGTCCCAAATGTTCNATNTATGTTCTGAAATAATTTTCAAATTCTGGAATTGGAAAATGGTTGGGATGTTCGTAATTTATTCCCAAGCCGCCACCAAAATTGACATGTTCAAAAGTGATATTTTTATTTGCAAAAGTTTCCTGAATTTCTTCGAAACGNACACACAAATTATGAAAAGCGGTCATNTCGGTAATTTGAGAACCAATGTGGAAGTGAATTCCAATCAGTTTTATATTNTTCAAAGCAGGCAAAATTCCAATCACTTTATCAATATCTTCCATATTGATACCNAATTTGTTCTCATTCAATCCGGTAGTAATATTGTGNTGNGTATGAGCATCCACATTNGGATTGATGCGCAACGCTATTTGTGCTGTTTTTCCTTTAGCGGAAGCAAGTTCGTTGATTACTTCTAACTCTTGAATACTTTCCACATTAAAACAAAAAATATCGTTGTCCAACGCCAAATTTATTTCCCAATCGGCTTTTCCCACGCCTGCAAACACAATTTTCGAAGCCGGAATACCCGCATTAATTGCTGCTTGTACTTCGCCTCCGCTTACACAATCCGCGCCCAAACCTGCTTTCTGGATTTCTCTCAGCACCGAAGGGTTTACATTCGCTTTCATAGCATAATGTACCACGTAATTATTTGGTATGGTAAATTTATTTACTTCGTTTAATGTTTTACGAAGCAAATCCAAATCGTAATAATAAAACGGCGTTTGTATATTATTGAATTTCTCTACGGGAAATTTTCCTTTAATCATTTCTATATCTTTTAAATTATTCTCCGTTAAAGTGCAGAGCATCAGAAATTTATTATCCTCACAAAAAAATGAAAAATTTTATCTGCTTTTAATCTTGATTCTTGGCTCTAAAAATCTTTTTAAAACAACGCTTTACTCAATTCATTCAATGCTTTTTTCTTATCTTCAGCTTTTATAAGAACTGANATGTTATAATTGCTCCCGCC
The genomic region above belongs to uncultured Paludibacter sp. and contains:
- a CDS encoding Methyltransferase type 12, whose amino-acid sequence is MTKTDNFAEKAAAWDEDPKKIAMTNRYVKEVLKFVDFQPDWKVLEIGAGTGLVGLQILPKVKSVVFEDTSEAMLNILKQKLTPEENKKTEIFHGEVTDYKENNIDVVISAMAFHHIEDIDALLKHIHSIVKPNGIVAIADVRTEDGSFHHFQPXPHKGFDTDALSXQFFSAGFSVKSVHTYNILQRERAPGIISEXEQFLLIAKKES
- a CDS encoding conserved hypothetical protein (Evidence 4 : Unknown function but conserved in other organisms), which gives rise to MKALVEKIQGQIAAFSENAALQVEKGNKAAGARARKASLELEKSLKEFRKVSIDASK
- a CDS encoding conserved hypothetical protein (Evidence 4 : Unknown function but conserved in other organisms) — protein: MRKPNYSTLIFIAISVILAVLLIKNKIAEKHSEYDSSTVLNRIVNVQELSLVKYNYAGVIGFKDYMKIMNIQVPLTEKFFLLKYNGYIKAGVDLKDAXVKTNGESVKVTLPKPKIMDTVIDEKSIRVXDESMNPXNPVSIIDYNKAIVKEKETMVKDAVNQGILKNASDQAHLIISGILQEMGFKXXEXKEVQTIILPERK
- the kbl gene encoding glycine C-acetyltransferase (Evidence 2a : Function from experimental evidences in other organisms; PubMedId : 11318637, 3117785, 3287333; Product type e : enzyme), producing MYQNFKSYLSTELQNIQEAGLYKNERVIISPQGAIIRVSDGKEVLNFCANNYLGLSNNQKLKDAAKNAIDTHGYGMSSVRFICGTGXLHKELETAIAKFFGTEXTILYAACXDANGGVFXPLLNEEDAIISDALNHASIIDGVRLCKAKRYRYANADMADLEEQLKKAQEQRFRLIVTDGVFSMDGNVAPLDKIYALAEKYNAMVMVDESHSAGVVGKTGRGVTELYXXKGKIEIITGTLGKAFGGAIGGFTTGKKEIIDMLRQRSRPYLFSNSIPPMVAAAGIKMFEMMDETNELQDKLHTNTEYFVKKMKAAGFDIKPTESAICAVMLYDAKLSQEVASKLLEEGIYVIGFYYPVVPQGQARIRVQISAAHEKEHLDKCIAAFTKVAKEFGAIK
- the tdh gene encoding threonine 3-dehydrogenase, NAD(P)-binding (Evidence 2a : Function from experimental evidences in other organisms; PubMedId : 2007567, 2647748; Product type e : enzyme); this translates as MKALVKKYPEKGIWMEDIPVPHVGINDVLIKIKKTAICGTDLHIYKWDDWAQKTIKTPMTIGHEYVGVVVEKGRGVKNVKIGDRVTGEGHIACGHCRNCRRGKLHVCENTVGVGVDRDGAFAEYLSLPESNVVHLDDRIPDEIASIMDPFGNATHTALSFPVLGEDVLITGAGLIGTMAVAICKFAGARNIVVTDLSDYRLEIAKKMGATLTINPKKGETIEEAIKQLRMHGFDIGLEMSGSPAAFESMIENMYNGSKIALLGILPNSTQVDWNRXIFKALTLXGXYGREMWETWYQMXQMLIRGLDLTPVITHRFSVDDFQKGFDVMEXGECGKVILSWE
- a CDS encoding Glycosyl transferase family 2, with protein sequence MDIFTFYFSYFELGFLMLLLIAFGIQLYYYLCYFMGIICQKRRIKKGKVHFDESRPAVSVIICSRDEEENLRKYLPLFLSQDYPDYEVVVVDDGSYDNTEDYLAWMTTQHPNLKTSFVPKETKSISTKKLGLTIGIKAAKNDLLLFTDADCMPEGNKWITNMVRNFQAETEFVLGYGGYLKRKGFLNKLIKYDTLFIGIQYLGMAMARRPYMGVGRNMAYRKETFFNLKGFATTLNLMSGDDDLMVQRGANKTNTEVEISAESVTWSEPKKTFKQWYAQKERHLSVSGHYKSESKLRLAVEPVSRALFYASIILTAVFGNWISVAVAGFFFLVRWFLLQMVIINKSAKQLGEQRFYFTIPLFDIFLPLVTLYILIFEKKSXDRIKWK
- the lysA gene encoding Diaminopimelate decarboxylase, translated to MLCTLTENNLKDIEMIKGKFPVEKFNNIQTPFYYYDLDLLRKTLNEVNKFTIPNNYVVHYAMKANVNPSVLREIQKAGLGADCVSGGEVQAAINAGIPASKIVFAGVGKADWEINLALDNDIFCFNVESIQELEVINELASAKGKTAQIALRINPNVDAHTXHNITTGLNENKXGINMEDIDKVIGILPALXNIKLIGIHFHIGSQITXMTAFHNLCVRFEEIQETFANKNITFEHVNFGGGLGINYEHPNHFPIPEFENYFRTXXEHLGLRADQTLHFELGRSIVAQCGTMISKVXYVKESSAKKXVIVDAGFTDLIRPALYEAFHRIENLTSDESEEVYDVVGPICESSDVFIKDWKMNKTKRGDLIAFRSAGAYGEIMASQYNLRALPKAYTSDEI